In Littorina saxatilis isolate snail1 linkage group LG8, US_GU_Lsax_2.0, whole genome shotgun sequence, a single genomic region encodes these proteins:
- the LOC138974612 gene encoding uncharacterized protein, which translates to MNTGASVPQSSSTDDANIFDTSCSASASVPKSSSSDDVNINQQLMQDGKGELCSSKRKRQNRAEPVVYDSSKRVKPDRSSEPQIVRVDPAPPKLFTPTNSTWRRLKCKTLGLAAPTRMLFRPKTKVGAPRQTETIIGDGNYFFRALSLEVAGSQDFHEKIRRAVVETIKHNKDVFGRYIGMDTEEYLRSTKMAANGIWATETEIMAAAMYLNTTISVYTPSGDERRWLDHNPHDRAETQEKIYLVNLCAHFERVVSCEC; encoded by the coding sequence ATGAATACTGGTGCCAGTGTTCCGCAGAGTTCATCGACTGACGACGCCAACATTTTCGACACTTCCTGCAGTGCCAGTGCTAGTGTTCCCAAGAGTTCATCGTCTGATGACGTCAACATCAATCAGCAGTTGATGCAAGACGGGAAAGGTGAATTGTGCTCAAGCAAGAGAAAGCGACAGAACAGAGCCGAACCTGTTGTTTATGACTCTTCCAAACGGGTAAAACCTGACCGTTCATCAGAACCACAAATTGTTAGGGTTGACCCTGCGCCTCCAAAGTTGTTTACCCCAACGAACTCCACATGGAGAAGACTGAAATGCAAGACTCTGGGGTTAGCCGCACCTACAAGAATGCTCTTCAGACCGAAAACGAAAGTGGGTGCTCCGCGTCAAACAGAAACAATTATTGGTGACGGGAATTATTTTTTCAGAGCGTTAAGCCTGGAGGTCGCAGGGTCTCAAGATTTTCATGAAAAGATCCGACGCGCAGTTGTAGAAACCATCAAACACAACAAAGACGTTTTCGGCCGTTATATTGGTATGGACACAGAAGAGTACCTCAGATCGACAAAGATGGCAGCAAATGGTATCTGGGCTACAGAAACAGAGATCATGGCAGCTGCCATGTACCTGAACACCACGATCAGCGTGTATACTCCAAGTGGAGATGAGAGAAGGTGGCTCGATCACAACCCCCATGACAGAGCTGAAACCCAAGAGAAAATTTATTTGGTGAACCTCTGTGCGCACTTCGAAAGGGTTGTTTCATGCGAGTGTTAG